From Carya illinoinensis cultivar Pawnee chromosome 5, C.illinoinensisPawnee_v1, whole genome shotgun sequence, one genomic window encodes:
- the LOC122310566 gene encoding FAD synthetase 2, chloroplastic-like, whose amino-acid sequence MIMLAGGSRIAYHLRECDHCFFGLGLGFYRTRIIQLSFASPPNPSSSTTVNPATHHLLRRSKNTSSPPCHRIQSKSPGEFPTLSSCFSQQEEDHELPSEGLSPVSGGIVALGKFDALHIGHRELAIQAAKVGPPFLLSFVGMAEILGWELRAPIVAKCDRKRILSSWAPYCRNIAPAEFQMEFSSVRHLNPRQFVEKLSKELGVRGVVVGENYRFGYRAAGDALKLVRLCEEYGMGAYVIESVMDKNHYARNMNASDSKERGQVSSTRVRRALAVGDMRYVSELLGRKHRLILMAKDQEGLTYNRSRVSIPKSCLLNLAPKEGLYEKCSIFIAEEKLVPCKVVIDTTSIHVEMDEVDSCIIVGNQDFHFFRIEFGD is encoded by the exons ATGATAATGTTGGCCGGTGGTTCTCGTATCGCCTACCACTTGCGAGAGTGCGACCATTGCTTCTTCGGTTTAGGTTTAGGGTTTTACCGCACCAGAATCATTCAGCTCTCCTTTGCCTCGCCTCCAAACCCTTCTTCTTCTACCACCGTTAACCCTGCCACTCATCACCTCCTGCGTCGATCGAAAAACACTTCATCTCCTCCTTGTCATCGCATCCAATCCAAGTCCCCTGGCGAATTTCCTACACTTTCGAGTTGCTTTAG CCAACAAGAAGAGGATCATGAGCTTCCATCTGAAGGATTGTCCCCCGTGTCAG GAGGAATAGTAGCATTGGGAAAGTTCGATGCCCTTCACATTGGCCACCGAGAACTTGCAATTCAAGCAGCAAAGGTGGGACCTCCATTTCTTTTGTCATTCGTTGGAATGGCTGAAATACTTGGTTGGGAACTTAG GGCTCCCATAGTTGCCAAATGTGACCGGAAGCGGATCCTTTCCTCTTGGGCCCCTTACTGTCGTAACATAGCTCCAGCAgagtttcaaatggaattttcCAGTGTTCGCCATCTTAATCCAAGGCAATTTGTCGAGAAGTTATCAAAAGAGCTTGGAGTGCGTGGAGTTGTCGTAG GTGAAAATTACCGATTTGGATATAGAGCTGCTGGTGATGCATTAAAACTGGTGAGGCTGTGTGAGGAGTATGGTATGGGGGCTTACGTAATAGAGTCTGTTATGGACAAGAACCATTATGCCAGAAATATGAACGCCAGTGATTCAAAAGAGAGAGGACAAGTATCATCTACTCGTGTTCGCCGTGCCCTTGCCGTAGGGGATATGAGATATGTTTCAGAGCTTTTGGGTCGTAAACATCGCCTTATATTGATGGCAAAAGACCAGGAAGGATTGACATACAACAGAAGTCGGGTGTCAATTCCAAAGTCATGCTTGCTAAATCTAGCTCCAAAGGAGGGTCTATATGAGAAGTGTTCTATTTTTATAGCTGAAGAGAAGCTGGTACCTTGTAAAGTAGTTATTGACACAACAAGTATCCATGTTGAAATGGATGAGGTAGATTCATGCATTATTGTTGGTAATCAAGACTTCCATTTCTTTCGTATTGAATTTGGTGATTGA